The genomic stretch ttgacttgctgcctgtgcgagttaggttttgattcagatacctcaacctaggactattgtggattgcatgacaactattaggctcgagtcagtctcccttttagtttgttattcccaGGTCTCTGGgtaggagaaagtttctcccctgttaaggggaactacgtcgccctgatcctcataccagatgatgtacgtaggcagaagatcgtgcgagatctctccgggcaccctttttcttttttcaaccttttctttttttgtgtgtgtttgtttgacaactattaggctcgagttccagactccctattagcttgtctgtttgataacttttttgtgtgtgttaggagtgGGATGTAAGgccagcgattggcattccgtttcctatttgttgtgtgcttggagtatgatgtaagtccatccattggcatttggtttcctgtttgtgtttcttttgtttggagtcggatgtaagaccaaccattggcagtctgtttccatttgcgtgtttcttttgacgtctcagcgtctttgtgttgtgttttgtttcggcgtgcgttatCCGAACTATGGCAGCTCTGATTCTtattccatatgagatacgtaggcataggatgcgatatcctagcgagcccgtttcccatttccccgaactacgtcgactctgatgtttgtttctgacaaactacgtaggcccaggatgcgacatcctgccgagtcaccttcttCTGTCTTCTTCCctctgtgttttattccagtgtgtgtgctttctttttgagcagttatttgGAAACCTTTTCttattcttttgagcgtggatcccgtcgagtacgacggacgtgaggggtgctaataccttccccttgcgtaaccgactcccgatccttgcaatctccggtcgtaagaccatttcctttccaggttgacttcgagcgtttcctttccctcctttgggataaataacgcacggtggcggctttgtttgtgtctttttcccgccggttgtttttcgcgaatGCGACAAGGATCAAAGTCGATCTTCATCTGGCTCTGTGTTTTGTCTCCAAATTTGAGTCTCCCTTCTTGGATGGAACtgcacaagatccctgaaaagaaaacattgagatGTTTAATGACCCAGAAAACCATGGTATTTGCAAAAccctcttttctttctttgttctaaaggaGGTATTTTAGCACCGGGGGGTACTATCATTTGACCATCCTTGACTAACAAATCGAAAATTTTGTCACATTTTGTCACGTCGAAAGTATAAGTTTTCTTGGGAAATTTATCATTCTTTTCTGGTTCGATAGGGTTTTTTCCATTCGAAGGGGTCAAAACTTCACACGCGTATGGTGGCCCCTGCTTCAATTCAGCAAAGTCGATCACATTATCATCGAAGTCTGAAAGTCCATGGCAGGATCCTTCATCATCATTTCTGAAATCGACATAGGCTACCATTTTACCTTTATTTGCTCTAGCCTTTTCTTCCTTCAAACGTTCTAACTGTCGAACCCTATCAGCCAgttgggccatatctctcaaatGTTATGTATCTAATTTCTTCCTAATTGAATAGTTAATGCCCCTAGTGGCCATTTCGAACATTTCATGCTCTGGAACTTGTGTAAAACATCTAGCTTTGAGTAATTGAAACCTATTCagatagtcatcaattggctcAGTAAACTTTCGTTTGATACTAGCCAATTCCTTAATACTTATCTCCGTTTGTCCCATGTAAAACTGCTCATGGAACATTCTCTCTAGTTGGTTCCAAGTGTGGATCGAACTTTGGGGTAGGGTGGTGAACCATGTGAAGACATTCTAGGTGAGAGAACTTGGAAAAAAACTTTATTCTAAGGCTCTCATTGTTTGACATATCTCCTGCCTCAATTAAATATCTAGCCACGTGCTCGACAGTGGATTCAGTGGTATCCCCAAAAAACATAGTAAATTTGGGGATTTTGGTTCTAGGGGGTGCTTCTGCCTGTAAGATATACTCTGACAAAGGTGATGCATAATTTGGCCTTTGAAGGTCGAAACTTACCCCATTTTGAACCATAATCCTCTCGACCATGGCTGCTAGATTATTATCTGCTGCCAAATCGTAATGTCGAACTTGTTGTATGATATCATCGGCGTTTTGGTTTCTATTTACCATTACTATCCTTGGTTCCTTGGGTATTTGTGGTTCGATCTTAGGCGGTACTACTCCTACCCCCTGATTCAACATCTCTGGTTGCATTTGATTTTGTGGGATCTGGTTGATAGTAAGGTCTTCTTCAAAAGTGGCCCCCTAGTTTTCTCTTACCCAATCCCTAGGAGGGTGTCGCTGTGGCTGTGGTACACCCAAGAAATCAGACATTATCGCCACCTGCTCCGTCATTTGTTGATTCGACTGAGCCGTATTTTGAATCAGAGGATTTAATACGGTAGTCAATGTTTGGGTCAACATTTGGACCATCTCATGGTTACtttcgtccatttgttgtctccACACTGCTTCAGAGTTATTTGTAAGACTAGGTAGTTGTGTCTGGTGTCTCAAACCCGAAGATTGGTTAGTTTGACCCATGTTAACCCCATACCCTTGTACTGGAGAGTTTATGTTAACCACTGGTTCTGAGAAAGTAGAATCAGCGTTGTGTAAACTGGACATCACTGAAGTTGACATTCCGTAAGGCTGTTCTTGACTACCAAATGGTATTGATAAACCAGGGGGTACCAAAGGCATGTTTGGAATATCTCTAATTGGCGCGGGAGTATGTGGAGGCCCTCTAGTCCCGATGTAGGTTAAAATCGGTTCAGTATGGGATATCGAATGCGTAGGAATCAAACTCACCATAGATGGAACTATTTCAAACACATGCATTGCGGCTGTGTTCGCCCCCATCGAAGAAGAAGGGGGCGTTATGTTACTGGTTGATGGATTTTGAGAGTTTTGGTTATCTGGTGCATTTACATTTGCCATCCTCGTATGTGATTCTCTCTTTGGTCGTTGTTCGTTGTTTATGGCTACTTTACCACTCCTTAATAACATACAACGAATTCTTTCCGAAAAAAGGGAAAAATGACTTAACAACCAAAACTAAAAACAATTCCCAAAACACTAGCACAGACCCACCTGGTatgccaatttgtttaccttgaaaattagtaaacaaccgctgatctttcaaatttctaaatttggttactcacaagatcgatcagattgatcctaggacatgtgctaacTGTTGTTAAAATGAATTTTAGTAATCATGAACACTTCCACAGTATTAGTGAGACTAGGGATTAAAACTTACGGTAAAAAGCTAATATGAATTAAGGAGAAAAATTGTAAAAGACTATGATGATAACCAAGTGGCAACAGTAAGTGTTTGAAACAAAGAAATATTAAGACTGTTTGAAATAACGAAGTAAAAGGAGACGGTTtgaaataaagaaataaagaaatgTATTTCTGGAAGAAAAATAAAGATGAATTGTATTGCTTTAAAATAATTAACAATGGTGTAAACAAACGTACATTCTTTAATTTACGGTTCCTCTTCACACGGGTACTTGGTAAATTTACAGACTCTATACACAATTTGACACATACACTtgatcctaacactaagacccttTATTTATACTTAATCAAAATAATCGTTTCTAACGGCccttcaatcacgtcgagacaCATGGCACCTTGCATGGATGTACCTATCGATTATGCCCCACATGTACCTTCAACAGTTTCAGATAAGAGCAAATTTTCatcctttatttgaattttgaatctccAATCGAAAACCGTCTCCAACCGTTTTAAGAAATATTTCTACAACTGCATGCTGACTCTTATTATCCTTATCCAGTCGAAATACCTCTACATGGTCGAACATCTCCTCGTGGTCGAAATATCTCTACACAGGATTTCCCTTTTGGTGATTCTTTAGTGGGCGTCAAAATTATGAGCTAACAGTAGTAGAGTAGGAATGTCTGTTGTGAAAAGATTCTTGTACGATAATAGACGTCTCTAGTTGTTAGAAATGAGATGTATCTACAAAATTAACACTCAAAAGACCAAATCAAAAAAATCAAAGAGGCGGAACTAGCAAGTATGTAATGAATATTGCACCTTGATGTGATGCGACTTGTATAGAACAAAGATTATAGTTGTCTCGGGTAAACGTGACCTCTTGCACAAGGACTATTGGATGACCCTAATGATTGAGATGAAGCGATGTTTTACTTCAGTGCGGACTTCTCAGCGAGAACTCACATGTTCTTCAGCTTGAATAGACGCAAATTCTTGAATTAAACCTTTAAATTAGATCCGTCTTATTGGACCATTTGACCAGACCGGATTAGCATAACATTTCAATCTTTCATTTTCAATACATCCAATACATTGTAAACCAGTAAATAAAATATCTAGCTATAATATATAGCGAGATCAATGCATCACCTTTTAAGCAAAATTATCTACCATTCTTAATTAGCGTGAGATgtttcttattatttatttttcatattttggATTACAGTGAAAGCCAAGTTAATTATTTATTGGCTGGGTAACTTTGAAATGATATTTCTATTCTGCCTTGTGAACATATATTAGCGTGATGCTATATGATTGTGACCGAATATCTCAAAAATTAAGTCAGAACTAAGAAGAAGTCTTTActgattttaatttgattttgcCAAGAATATACCAAAATAAAACTACCATGTACAAGTAGACAACTTAATGCCTTTAAATTTTCTTGACTTTGGTGAGGCAATTAGGCACACATACAAGTTATGAAATAATGATTCATTATAAAATACAAAATTAATTAAGGTTAAGATCAATTGCAAACCAATTCAATTTTCATCTTTATTAAAAAACACAACTGGTGATAATCAAATATCCATAAATAAGACAAAGTCTAAATCTTAATTTGATTTAGCCAAAACTTTCCATTTTAAAATTTGATTGACTTTGTTGGGAAGATTTAGCACGGTAGTTGTTAAAGAATGGTTCATTCTTTAATAGAAAATTAATTACTGTAAAGATCAAATGCAAACCACTTCATTGCACTCTTATAAATAGAGAGCTATACATGCAACAGAAATCAATTCTCACCAACAAATAATAATTTACATAATAACAAGAGTCATTAAAGAGTAGTAGTCAGTTGCAAAATGAAAGTTCTTTACTTCCTTGTTAGCATTTTGGCTTTGGCATCCGTTTCCTTTGCTTATGACCCAAGCCCTCTCCAAGACTTTTGTGTTGCAATCAAAGACCCTAAAGATGGTGGTATGTATATATTCCTCCCAAATTCTTactatttaaattatttttttggTTTAATTAAGAATTAATATTATTTTCTTCTTTTTAATATATCACTGTTATGCTTTGGTAATTTGCAGTATTTGTGAACGGAAAGTTCTGTAAAGATCCTGCGCTAGTTAAAGCTGAAGATTTCTTCAAACATATTGATCCTGGGAATCCCGTAAATGCATTGGGCTCTCAAGTGACTCCAGTATTTGTAGACCAACTGTTTGGACTAAACACACTTGGAATATCTTTGGCTCGCATTGATTTTGCACCTAAAGGTTTAAATCCACCCCACATTCACCCTCGAGGGACTGAGATCCTTACCGTTCTCGAAGGCACTCTTTATGTTGGATTTGTCACTTCCAATCAAGATAAAAATCGTCTTTTCACCAAAGTTCTCAACAAGGGAGATGTGTTTGTGTTCCCAATCGGTCTAATTCACTTTCAACTAAATGTGGGATATGGCAACGCTGTTGCCATCGCTGGACTTAGCAGTCAAAATCCAGGAGTTATCACTATTGCAAATGCTTTATTTAAATCTAATCCCCCTATTTCTGACGAGGTTCTTACTAAAGCTTTTCAAGTTGATAAGAGTATCATTGATTATCTTCAAGGACAGACTTGGTATGACAATAACTAGTTTGAAAACTTGATATGTTCTTCGATCAGCTTGTGCAATTAACCTTGATATGGTTCTTTATTTGATTACATAGttgttttattttgaatttgatttggttCAATAATAAATTGTTGTTGtgatttttttaatatattaattttCTACCATATCCCCTTCTCTTGTTAATTTGAATTATTTATGAGTTATTTTTAACCTAAAAGTTACTACATACTAGCAAGATTCAACTTTTAGAATAATGAAGATATAAATTAACACTAAAATCAGAAGAATGAGGATCTTGATAATAGAAATAAACCTAAATACATGATAGTCTTGCCTTAATATTATCTTCAAGCGAAGATTTAAGAATCAACTGCCCTTTGGAGAAAAGGGTTATTGTTAAGCTTTTGAAGCAGTATATTGGATGCAAAGCTTTGAAGATACATTTGAAATAGATTTGGGTGAGGAATGAGTCATTAGTATTATAGATTTGAAAAAAAAAGACTATTTTCTAGTTTATTTTACAAGTGAAGAAGCTTACACTAAAGCTCTATAGGATGGACCATGTCTCATTTATGATCACTACCTTATAAAAAGATATTGGAGTTCGAATTTCAACTCGGTCAGTGCAACAATCCAAACGTCTATAATATGTGTAAAAAATCCTAATCTACCAAATGAGTATTGTTACAATATATTCGTAAGGGTCCAGATCCATTTGGAACCATTTGGACTTGGACCTTTAGGATTATAACCTGCTATGATCCTAGAGAGTattcaaaagaaaacaagtgaGCTCAAACCCAACATGGGTAACGTCAAGCTCAACATGGGTAAGCTCTCCACATACCTAATTTGGTCATTTTACAGCAATGACATGTTGAGATAGGTTTTAGAGAATTAGGAGAATTCTTTAATCATTGTCACACTCCCCCAATTTAAGGAGCGAATCACACCCTTTGCATACTAATAGTTCAAACCTAGTAAATATAGAAGACCAAAGAATCGGCCCTCTTGAGGAAGGCGTGTAGAACCTTATTTTGCAGGTGACATGCTTTTAACAAGGACATAAActtttgttgaacttttgatgATGAAAATTTATTGGTAATTACTCAAATGTCCTCTAATAAGTCAACCATAAGTGATTAGACTGATAAAGATGCAAACCTGAGTATTAGGGTTTGATGGACTTAACTATTCGAAGATGACAACCAAATGGAATATAAGCTCAAGCTTCATCTCATATAAACTAGAGCAAGTGTCTATAAAAGAAAGCATCTAAGAAAGTCTTGAAGTGGAAGGAAGCCCTACCTTAATCTGAGTGAATATTGTGTAAAGAAAAATGGCATTCTCGTAAAAGTACATGGctaaaacacacacacacacacacacacacacacacacactaaaatgtattttcaaaatgatttttatcAAGAAAATGTATTAAAAAATGTCTTAAACTTGTTCCAGATGAATTAAGAGCAATCAAAATTGTTGTGGGCAAAATTTTGCCTTTTCTAATCGATTAAAACACTTGTCTAATCGATTAGATTAGTTCAAAATTAAGCTCCAAACAATTACGACAACATCTTAATGAGGTACAACAACTAGATATCTTTTTCTTCCTATTTTGAGCTGGTAATCTATTGCCTTTGGAGTGGCTAATCGATCAGCATTAGGTTCTAATCAATTAGATTGTCTAAAAAGGCATTAAAATCAATTTTCTTTTTGAGccaacctctagcctataaatagaggcccATTCCATCATTTCAAACAATCTAGAATCGCATTTTTAACATTTCTCTCTCtctttaaaaaaattgttttacTTTCTCTCACTAATATTTTAGCCAAAATGCTTCTCTGAGAAAGTTCTATTGTTTGGGTTAGAAGTTAAACCTGTAAAAGCTTTGAGATTGTGTGATCAAGACTTTGTTTAGGTTCAAGCTCAGTCTGTGATTAAAAGCTTGATAGGTTCGAGATTATCCCTTGGTAAAATCTCATAGGTGCCTGGTTAGCCCGTGGTAAAACCAAGGTTGGGTTCGAGATTAGCCTAATATAAAAATCTTGGATAAGGTTCGAGATTGGCCTGGTATTAAAATCTCCTAGGTTATTGATTAGCCCGTGTAAAACAAGGTTTAAGCTTTGTGACCTCAACCTTTGGTAAAATCTTACAAAGATCGTTTAGAAGCTTCAAGAGTAATTGCTCAAAGGTTGTTGTTGAAAGAAGAGTAACCCTTTCGATCTACCATTTGAGAAAACAAGACTAACCGCTGCAATCCACTGTTTGAAAGAGAAGTCTTAAACTACTGAATTCTAGAGTCTTGTTGTTCTTATTGGAAGTCAACCATTTTCCTGATATAAGGGGGTTCGTGAGCATTACCTATTAAAAACTCTCAAAGTTTATTGGACATTCTCAAGCTCAATTCTTTAGAAGAGGAGTAGGTTGCTTTCTTGAATTGATCGTACCTCTAAATTTTTTGGTGTTCTTTCTTTCCATTAACTTTTTATTTTATGCGATTTACTTTCTGCAATTATTTTCCGTTGCTTAAACATTTAAACA from Lathyrus oleraceus cultivar Zhongwan6 chromosome 7, CAAS_Psat_ZW6_1.0, whole genome shotgun sequence encodes the following:
- the LOC127106331 gene encoding germin-like protein subfamily 1 member 17; the encoded protein is MKVLYFLVSILALASVSFAYDPSPLQDFCVAIKDPKDGVFVNGKFCKDPALVKAEDFFKHIDPGNPVNALGSQVTPVFVDQLFGLNTLGISLARIDFAPKGLNPPHIHPRGTEILTVLEGTLYVGFVTSNQDKNRLFTKVLNKGDVFVFPIGLIHFQLNVGYGNAVAIAGLSSQNPGVITIANALFKSNPPISDEVLTKAFQVDKSIIDYLQGQTWYDNN